In Pengzhenrongella sicca, a single genomic region encodes these proteins:
- a CDS encoding SRPBCC family protein: protein MTVISTTPDTAALTLTIVADLAAAPKRAWQLWEDPRQLERWWGPPTWPATFVQHDVVVGGRSGYYMTGPDGSTGHGWWQFLSVDEPRSLEFEDGFADDAGTPDPSMPTTRSVVELEETAAGTRMTITSHFATLEQMEQLVQMGVVEGLTLALGQIDGILAGG from the coding sequence ATGACCGTCATCAGCACCACGCCCGACACCGCCGCCCTGACCTTGACCATCGTGGCCGACCTCGCGGCAGCGCCCAAGCGCGCCTGGCAGCTCTGGGAGGACCCGCGCCAGCTCGAGCGCTGGTGGGGGCCGCCGACCTGGCCGGCGACCTTCGTGCAGCACGACGTCGTCGTCGGCGGGCGGTCCGGCTACTACATGACCGGCCCCGACGGGTCGACGGGCCACGGGTGGTGGCAGTTCCTGTCCGTCGACGAGCCCCGGTCCCTCGAGTTCGAGGACGGGTTCGCCGACGACGCCGGCACTCCCGACCCGTCCATGCCCACGACCCGGTCGGTGGTCGAGCTCGAGGAGACCGCCGCAGGCACGCGGATGACCATCACGTCCCACTTTGCGACGCTCGAGCAGATGGAGCAGCTCGTCCAGATGGGCGTGGTCGAGGGACTGACCCTCGCGCTGGGTCAGATCGACGGGATCCTCGCCGGCGGTTGA
- a CDS encoding MFS transporter: MAALAVPQQAPRPERLAAEGILDRLGLPRPLIWGFVGLCLFMIGDGVETNILAPFLQQDHGYSIPLVGSLVTVYGVAVAIAAFSSAALSDLWGPRRVMMIGAIIWASFDVIFLVVALTVDNVALVFVTYGLRGFGYPFFAYGFLVWITATANAKRMASAIGWFYVAFTTGLPTLGALVATTTLDVFSMTMYQTLWVSLGLICVGALIALIGVKEKTGRAPLVQNTDKTFEVLTYGLKLLATNPKVALVMLTRTINSVPTYGMAIFFPALFVDHFHWSIGRFLILTTVIYAVNIPFNLFFGWLGDRLGWSRTVIWFGAVLCSVSMLGLYVVPEYAITHGWALAYPLTLGVGAVFGIGLAGFVPLSAIAVSLAPNQPGAAMSSYNLGIGAAVFAGPLLVALLYDGLGARGLVLLFAALYLVAAVMSAVLRGTQPGFDGVPATDVVDDAALADLSHGTR, from the coding sequence ATGGCAGCGCTCGCAGTTCCCCAGCAGGCCCCCCGCCCCGAGCGGCTCGCCGCCGAGGGCATCCTCGACCGGCTCGGCCTACCCCGCCCACTCATCTGGGGTTTCGTCGGGCTGTGCCTGTTCATGATCGGCGACGGCGTCGAGACGAACATCCTGGCGCCGTTCCTCCAGCAGGACCACGGCTACTCGATCCCGCTCGTCGGCTCGCTCGTGACGGTCTACGGCGTCGCCGTCGCGATCGCGGCCTTTTCGTCGGCGGCCCTGTCCGACCTCTGGGGGCCGCGCCGGGTCATGATGATCGGCGCGATCATCTGGGCGTCGTTCGACGTGATCTTCCTCGTGGTCGCTCTGACGGTGGACAACGTCGCGCTCGTGTTCGTGACCTACGGGCTGCGCGGCTTCGGCTACCCCTTCTTCGCCTACGGCTTCCTGGTCTGGATCACCGCGACCGCCAACGCCAAGCGGATGGCCAGCGCGATCGGCTGGTTCTACGTCGCCTTCACGACGGGACTGCCGACCCTCGGCGCGCTGGTCGCGACGACCACGCTCGACGTGTTCTCGATGACGATGTACCAGACCCTGTGGGTCTCGCTCGGCCTGATCTGCGTCGGCGCCCTCATCGCGCTGATCGGGGTGAAGGAGAAGACGGGCCGCGCCCCGCTGGTCCAGAACACCGACAAGACGTTCGAGGTCCTCACCTACGGCCTCAAGCTGCTCGCCACGAACCCCAAGGTGGCGCTGGTGATGCTCACCCGCACCATCAACTCGGTGCCGACCTACGGCATGGCGATCTTCTTCCCCGCCCTGTTCGTCGACCACTTCCACTGGTCCATCGGCCGGTTCCTCATCCTCACCACCGTCATCTACGCCGTGAACATCCCGTTCAACCTCTTCTTCGGCTGGCTCGGCGACCGCCTCGGCTGGAGCCGGACCGTGATCTGGTTCGGCGCGGTGCTCTGCTCGGTGTCGATGCTCGGCCTGTACGTGGTGCCGGAGTACGCGATCACCCACGGGTGGGCCCTGGCGTACCCGCTCACCCTCGGCGTCGGCGCCGTGTTCGGGATCGGCCTGGCCGGCTTCGTGCCGCTGTCGGCAATCGCCGTCTCGCTCGCCCCGAACCAGCCTGGGGCCGCGATGAGCTCCTACAACCTCGGCATCGGCGCGGCCGTCTTCGCCGGCCCGCTGCTCGTCGCGCTGCTGTACGACGGCCTCGGCGCGCGCGGCCTCGTCCTCCTGTTCGCCGCGCTGTACCTCGTCGCGGCGGTCATGTCCGCCGTCCTGCGCGGCACCCAGCCCGGGTTCGACGGCGTCCCCGCCACCGACGTCGTCGACGACGCCGCGCTCGCCGACCTGAGCCACGGCACCCGCTAG
- the xylB gene encoding xylulokinase, which translates to MSPQYVLGIDSSTQSCKSVLVDAETGQIRDLRRAPHPGGTQVAPQAWRSALTDSCDDLMPQVAAVAVAGQQHGMVALDADGAVVRPAMLWNDTSSAPQALDLIEELGGPQRCADTVGSVMVASLTASKLRWLRDNEPENAARTSHVLLPHDYLTWHLGGCKEMTTDHGDASGTGYYSTSDRAFLPGLAGRALGHAVGLPRIAGPREIVGETVHGAPIAPGTGDNMAAALGLGLRPGDVCLSIGTSGVASAVAERSVHDGSGMVTGFADATGRYLPLACTLNGARVLELGARLLGVDHEEFGRLALSAEPGAHGVCVLPYLDGERTPNRPNANGVMRGLTTATSREDLARGLVEGLLCSMKDAVLALEAATGVPTRRILLIGGGAQSAAVRQIAPQVFGVGVDVPEAGEYVALGAARQAVWALSGDVNPPEWKGAAFTTFDSTPEPQIYERYAELRDQTEPWA; encoded by the coding sequence ATGTCCCCTCAGTACGTGCTTGGAATCGACTCGTCCACCCAGTCCTGCAAGTCGGTGCTCGTCGACGCCGAGACCGGACAGATCCGCGACCTGCGCAGAGCGCCGCACCCGGGCGGCACCCAGGTCGCGCCGCAGGCCTGGCGCAGCGCGCTGACCGACTCGTGCGACGACCTCATGCCCCAGGTTGCCGCCGTGGCCGTGGCCGGGCAGCAGCACGGCATGGTGGCGCTCGACGCGGACGGCGCGGTCGTGCGCCCGGCGATGCTGTGGAACGACACATCGTCGGCCCCGCAGGCGCTCGACCTGATCGAGGAGCTGGGCGGGCCGCAGCGCTGCGCCGACACGGTCGGGAGCGTCATGGTCGCCTCGCTCACCGCTTCGAAGCTGCGCTGGCTGCGTGACAACGAGCCCGAGAACGCGGCCCGGACGTCGCACGTCCTGCTGCCGCACGACTACCTGACCTGGCACCTCGGCGGCTGCAAGGAGATGACCACCGACCACGGCGACGCGTCGGGCACCGGCTACTACTCGACGTCGGACCGGGCGTTCCTGCCGGGCCTCGCGGGGCGCGCGCTGGGGCACGCCGTCGGCCTGCCGCGGATCGCCGGCCCGCGCGAGATCGTGGGGGAGACCGTGCACGGCGCGCCCATCGCGCCCGGCACCGGCGACAACATGGCGGCCGCGCTCGGGCTCGGGCTGCGCCCGGGCGACGTGTGCCTGTCGATCGGGACGTCCGGCGTCGCGTCGGCCGTCGCCGAGCGCAGCGTGCATGACGGCTCGGGGATGGTCACCGGATTCGCGGACGCGACCGGCCGCTATCTCCCGCTGGCCTGCACGCTCAACGGTGCCCGCGTGCTCGAGCTCGGGGCGCGCCTGCTCGGCGTGGACCACGAGGAGTTCGGCCGGCTCGCGCTGTCCGCCGAGCCCGGCGCCCACGGGGTCTGCGTGCTGCCCTACCTCGACGGCGAGCGCACGCCGAACCGGCCCAACGCGAACGGCGTCATGCGCGGGCTGACGACGGCGACGAGCCGCGAGGACCTGGCGCGCGGCCTCGTCGAGGGGCTGCTGTGCTCAATGAAGGACGCCGTCCTCGCGCTCGAGGCCGCGACGGGCGTGCCCACGCGCCGCATCCTGCTCATCGGCGGCGGCGCTCAGTCGGCGGCGGTCCGGCAGATCGCGCCCCAGGTGTTCGGGGTCGGCGTGGACGTTCCCGAGGCCGGCGAGTACGTCGCGCTTGGCGCCGCGCGCCAGGCGGTCTGGGCCCTCAGCGGCGACGTCAACCCGCCCGAGTGGAAGGGCGCGGCGTTCACCACCTTTGACAGCACGCCCGAGCCGCAGATCTACGAGCGCTACGCCGAGCTGCGCGACCAGACCGAGCCCTGGGCTTGA
- a CDS encoding ArsR/SmtB family transcription factor, whose protein sequence is MVVHPEEQDAADRIFAALADPTRRDIVTRVLRGEASVSELARNYDMSFAAVQKHVAVLERAELVIKTRRGREQIVSGDVTTVRAAARLLGRYEEIWRGRIGRIDEILGQPAEGDPT, encoded by the coding sequence ATGGTTGTACATCCGGAGGAGCAGGACGCGGCGGACCGGATCTTCGCCGCCCTCGCCGATCCCACCCGGCGCGACATCGTCACGCGCGTGCTGCGCGGGGAGGCGTCGGTGTCCGAGCTCGCCCGGAACTACGACATGAGCTTTGCCGCCGTGCAGAAGCACGTCGCCGTGCTCGAGCGGGCCGAGCTCGTCATCAAGACGCGCCGCGGACGTGAACAGATCGTGTCCGGCGACGTTACGACGGTCCGCGCAGCCGCCCGGCTGCTCGGACGCTACGAGGAGATCTGGCGCGGCCGCATCGGCCGCATCGACGAGATCCTCGGCCAGCCAGCAGAAGGAGACCCCACATGA
- a CDS encoding MarR family winged helix-turn-helix transcriptional regulator → MDPQPTSADLAAALQALALRLPRLVERTLGMGALPRSELEVLMLVVDGSRPTVSDVARELGLQTSNVSTTVHQLVERGLVARIPNPGDRRSNQLVPTPRAVAEKAAITGAWVSLVGQFLDGLPDGDRRVLVAAAPTLAALARSRAGRTA, encoded by the coding sequence GTGGACCCCCAGCCGACCTCCGCCGATCTTGCGGCCGCCCTGCAGGCCCTCGCGTTGCGGCTTCCTCGGTTGGTCGAGCGGACGCTCGGCATGGGCGCGCTGCCGCGGTCGGAGCTCGAGGTCCTCATGCTCGTGGTGGACGGCTCGCGGCCGACCGTCAGCGACGTCGCCCGCGAGCTCGGGCTGCAGACGTCCAACGTGAGCACGACCGTGCATCAGCTCGTCGAGCGGGGCCTCGTCGCGCGCATCCCGAACCCCGGGGATCGCCGGAGCAACCAGCTCGTCCCCACCCCGCGGGCGGTGGCCGAGAAGGCGGCGATCACCGGGGCGTGGGTGAGTCTCGTCGGCCAGTTCCTCGACGGGCTGCCCGACGGCGATCGGCGCGTGCTGGTCGCCGCGGCGCCCACGCTCGCGGCGCTCGCGCGCAGCCGCGCCGGCCGAACCGCCTGA
- a CDS encoding putative bifunctional diguanylate cyclase/phosphodiesterase: MSPAPVIRQRLARATGRLTGAVRASTRLSVPTSVLLIAALLAVASWVTRLSGGAPTAYVHAFYLPIIYAASRFHWRVALPTAVVAGLLAGPLMPLNTTGGAQQSATEWLVRLLAFVMIGCLVAALSKGSNRSFTAMVTDARQAHLLRLALAQGQLVPYYQPIIDLRTEHVVGFEALSRWQHPVRGIVPPADFIPLAERTGIDVAIGIHMVAAAARQTATWHAAGTRDLVIAVNISANHVCQQGFIGHITQALDRSGLRPENLCIEITETAIIHDRRTALANITHLHDLGVLISLDDFGTGQSTLAYLQEFPIDIVKIDQSFVSRVDIDPKCAALVLAIIQMAHALGATTVGEGIERASQLQALVALGCHQGQGYFLGRPAAPLAPDAPELRPLVEPLAAATSHPDRSLT; this comes from the coding sequence ATGAGCCCGGCGCCCGTGATCAGGCAGCGTCTAGCGCGGGCGACCGGGCGCCTGACGGGTGCGGTCAGGGCGTCCACGCGGCTGAGCGTGCCGACGTCGGTGCTGCTCATCGCCGCGCTGCTCGCGGTGGCGAGCTGGGTCACGCGGCTGTCGGGCGGGGCTCCGACCGCGTACGTGCACGCGTTCTACCTGCCGATCATCTACGCCGCGAGCCGGTTCCACTGGCGTGTCGCCCTGCCGACCGCCGTCGTCGCCGGCTTGCTGGCCGGTCCGCTGATGCCGCTGAACACGACGGGTGGCGCCCAGCAGAGCGCGACGGAGTGGCTCGTGCGGCTCCTTGCGTTCGTGATGATCGGTTGCCTCGTCGCGGCGTTGAGCAAGGGCTCGAACCGATCGTTCACGGCGATGGTCACGGACGCGCGGCAAGCGCACCTCCTGCGGCTCGCGCTGGCGCAGGGGCAGCTCGTGCCCTACTACCAGCCGATCATCGATCTGCGCACGGAGCACGTGGTCGGGTTCGAGGCGTTGAGCCGTTGGCAACACCCGGTCCGCGGGATCGTCCCGCCGGCCGACTTCATCCCCCTCGCCGAACGGACCGGCATCGACGTCGCGATCGGGATCCACATGGTGGCGGCGGCGGCGAGGCAGACCGCGACCTGGCATGCGGCCGGAACGCGCGACCTGGTGATCGCGGTCAACATCTCGGCGAACCACGTCTGCCAGCAGGGCTTCATCGGGCACATCACGCAGGCGCTGGATCGCTCCGGCCTGCGCCCGGAAAACCTCTGCATCGAGATCACCGAGACCGCGATCATCCACGACCGGCGCACCGCGCTCGCGAACATCACGCACCTGCACGATCTCGGCGTGCTGATCTCGCTGGACGACTTCGGCACCGGCCAGTCGACCCTCGCATACCTGCAGGAGTTCCCGATCGACATCGTGAAGATCGACCAGTCGTTCGTCAGCCGCGTCGACATCGACCCGAAGTGCGCGGCGCTCGTCCTTGCGATCATCCAGATGGCGCACGCGCTCGGCGCGACCACGGTCGGCGAGGGCATCGAGCGGGCGTCGCAGCTGCAGGCGCTCGTCGCGCTGGGCTGCCACCAGGGCCAGGGCTACTTCCTGGGGCGCCCGGCCGCGCCCCTGGCCCCGGACGCCCCGGAGCTGCGGCCGCTCGTCGAGCCGCTCGCCGCCGCGACATCTCACCCAGACCGATCGCTCACGTAA
- a CDS encoding mannitol dehydrogenase family protein: MKLDNAHLGQISAPVATPRYDRSALTAGIIHFGIGGFHRGHQARYLDDLMNSGLASDWAICGMGVMASDARMRDVLTASDGLYTLVAKNPDGTRDVRVIGSIIDYVFAPDDPAAAVERLADPAIRIVSLTITEGGYNFHHVTGEFDLGNAAVVADLANPTAPSTVFGLVCAGLRLRRDRGIAPFTVMSCDNIQENGHVAERMFTAYARALDPEFAAWMTAHVPFPNSMVDRITPSTTDADRADVAATYGIEDGWPVVCEDFTQWVLEEKFADGRPPYEDAGVQVVKDVAPYELMKLRLLNASHQGLCYFGYLAGYRAVHDVARNPLFARFLLRYMDEEGTPTLSPLPGVDLDAYKHKLIDRFSNEYVADTVARLCAESSDRIPKWLMPVVRDNLASGGDVELSAAIVASWARYAEGVDEQGAPIEIDDRLAESLQAVAGHNRTDIDAFIANRDVFGSIVDENRFREAYERTLTSLHTRGSIATLEAILA; the protein is encoded by the coding sequence GTGAAGCTCGACAACGCCCACCTGGGGCAGATCTCCGCACCCGTCGCCACCCCCCGGTACGACCGCTCGGCGCTGACCGCCGGCATCATCCACTTCGGGATCGGCGGCTTCCACCGCGGGCACCAGGCCCGCTACCTCGACGACCTGATGAATTCCGGGCTAGCGAGCGACTGGGCCATCTGCGGCATGGGGGTGATGGCCTCGGACGCGCGCATGCGCGACGTCCTCACCGCCTCCGACGGCCTATACACGCTGGTCGCAAAGAACCCCGACGGCACGCGGGACGTGCGCGTGATCGGCTCGATCATCGACTACGTCTTCGCGCCCGACGACCCGGCCGCCGCGGTCGAGAGGCTCGCCGACCCGGCGATCCGCATCGTGTCGCTAACCATCACCGAGGGTGGCTACAACTTTCACCACGTGACCGGGGAGTTCGACCTGGGCAACGCCGCCGTCGTCGCCGACCTCGCGAACCCGACCGCGCCGAGCACCGTGTTCGGGCTCGTCTGCGCGGGCCTGCGGCTGCGCCGCGACCGCGGGATCGCCCCGTTCACGGTCATGAGCTGCGACAACATCCAGGAGAACGGGCACGTCGCCGAGCGCATGTTCACCGCCTACGCCCGTGCGCTGGACCCGGAGTTCGCCGCGTGGATGACGGCGCACGTGCCGTTCCCGAACTCGATGGTCGACCGGATCACCCCCTCGACGACCGACGCCGACCGCGCCGACGTCGCCGCGACGTATGGCATCGAGGACGGCTGGCCCGTCGTGTGCGAGGACTTCACGCAGTGGGTCCTCGAGGAGAAGTTCGCCGACGGTCGCCCGCCGTACGAGGACGCCGGGGTCCAGGTGGTCAAGGACGTCGCGCCGTACGAGCTGATGAAGCTGCGGCTGCTCAACGCGAGCCACCAGGGCCTGTGCTACTTCGGCTACCTCGCCGGGTACCGGGCCGTGCACGACGTCGCGCGCAACCCGCTGTTCGCGCGGTTCCTGCTGCGGTACATGGACGAGGAGGGGACGCCGACGCTGTCGCCGCTGCCCGGCGTCGACCTCGACGCGTACAAGCACAAGCTCATCGACCGGTTCAGCAACGAGTACGTCGCCGACACCGTCGCCCGCCTGTGCGCCGAGAGTTCCGACCGGATCCCGAAGTGGCTCATGCCCGTCGTGCGCGACAACCTCGCCTCGGGCGGGGACGTCGAGCTCTCGGCCGCGATCGTCGCGAGCTGGGCCCGCTATGCCGAGGGCGTCGACGAGCAGGGTGCGCCGATCGAGATCGACGACCGCCTCGCGGAGAGCCTGCAGGCCGTCGCGGGGCACAACCGGACGGACATCGACGCGTTCATCGCGAACCGCGACGTGTTCGGCTCGATCGTGGACGAGAACAGGTTCCGGGAGGCCTACGAGCGGACGCTCACGTCGCTGCACACCCGCGGCTCGATCGCGACCCTCGAGGCGATCCTCGCCTGA
- a CDS encoding multidrug effflux MFS transporter: MPDTAPEPRTALEIRRILLVTLALLTALTPLATDMYLPAMPAMAGELGVSASVVQLTLTTFLIGLAAGQLVIGPLSDQWGRRRLLVVGTVVCAAAGAACALAPDAAWLVGARFVQGFAGAAGIVLARAVISDVARGIRAAQLFSAMMVIQGVAPVVAPLLGGALVPAVGWRGVYWVLTGFAVVLVLAVVRAVPETHPVHLRSAGGLGALGRDARLVLTNRSFVGYTLSFVFCFGTMFAYIAASPFVLQNILGLSPGRYSVAFAVNAVGIIVASVVSARIVARTGPRRLVVVGAAVMLGASLLLVVGATAWGLPLWPTLALLFLAVGSLGLVAGNATTLALGQVPGASGTGSAVLGALQFTLAAAVSPLVGIAGERSAVPMVLAMAACATLSAAAVALTPARTDRTTGARAQELEAAVGHER, translated from the coding sequence GTGCCCGACACCGCACCCGAGCCGCGCACCGCGCTCGAGATCCGCCGCATCTTGCTCGTCACGCTCGCCCTCCTCACCGCGCTGACCCCGCTCGCGACCGACATGTACCTGCCCGCGATGCCCGCGATGGCGGGCGAGCTCGGGGTCTCCGCGTCGGTCGTGCAGCTCACGCTGACGACCTTCCTCATCGGCCTGGCGGCGGGCCAGCTCGTCATCGGCCCGCTCTCCGACCAGTGGGGGCGGCGCCGGCTGCTCGTCGTCGGGACCGTCGTGTGCGCCGCGGCCGGCGCGGCCTGCGCGCTGGCCCCCGACGCCGCGTGGCTCGTCGGGGCGCGGTTCGTCCAGGGCTTCGCGGGGGCCGCGGGGATCGTGCTCGCTCGGGCCGTCATCTCCGACGTCGCCCGCGGGATCCGCGCCGCGCAGCTGTTCAGCGCGATGATGGTGATCCAGGGCGTCGCCCCGGTGGTCGCTCCGCTGCTCGGGGGCGCACTGGTCCCGGCGGTCGGCTGGCGCGGGGTGTACTGGGTGCTCACGGGCTTCGCCGTCGTCCTCGTGCTCGCGGTCGTCCGGGCGGTGCCCGAGACCCACCCGGTCCACCTCCGCAGCGCCGGCGGCCTCGGCGCGCTAGGGCGCGACGCCCGCCTGGTCCTGACGAACCGCAGCTTCGTGGGGTACACCCTGAGCTTCGTGTTCTGCTTCGGCACGATGTTCGCGTACATCGCGGCGTCGCCGTTCGTGCTGCAGAACATCCTGGGCCTGTCCCCCGGCCGGTACTCGGTCGCGTTCGCGGTGAATGCCGTCGGCATCATCGTCGCGAGCGTCGTGAGCGCGCGGATCGTGGCGCGCACCGGCCCGCGCCGACTCGTCGTCGTCGGCGCCGCGGTGATGCTCGGCGCGAGCCTGCTGCTCGTGGTCGGCGCCACGGCCTGGGGCCTGCCGCTGTGGCCGACGCTCGCGCTGCTCTTCCTCGCCGTCGGCTCGCTCGGCCTGGTCGCGGGGAACGCGACGACCCTGGCCCTCGGACAGGTTCCGGGGGCGTCCGGAACTGGCTCCGCGGTGCTCGGCGCCCTGCAGTTCACGCTCGCTGCGGCGGTCTCCCCGCTCGTGGGGATCGCCGGCGAGCGGAGCGCCGTCCCGATGGTGCTCGCGATGGCGGCCTGCGCAACCCTCAGCGCCGCGGCCGTCGCCCTCACCCCGGCGCGGACAGACCGCACGACGGGAGCACGCGCACAGGAACTGGAGGCAGCGGTCGGCCACGAGCGCTGA
- a CDS encoding DeoR/GlpR family DNA-binding transcription regulator: MKYEKDDEVQTAPAVPAAPAVLPAPAVLAALDGLTPEARRAELTRYVAERTTAKVEELAERFQVSAMTVHRDLDVLARAGLVERIRGGARAIPRHLSERDVRLRTGTRSAQKEALALAASALARDGDIVAFDDSTTVAAMCPHIAVRRPSAVITHSLGVMHRLSRDHPDITLVGLGGQYYPETDSFLGAVVVDQITRVFADVAFLSTTSLRNNALYHPDAEAALTKRALVMMAERKVLLVDSSKFEVKNGLYLVVDLAAFDDVVVEATLPAEHRAQLERLDLTVHYVPAT; the protein is encoded by the coding sequence GTGAAGTATGAGAAAGACGATGAGGTCCAGACCGCGCCCGCTGTGCCCGCCGCGCCCGCTGTGCTACCCGCGCCCGCTGTGCTCGCCGCGCTTGACGGGTTGACGCCCGAGGCGCGCCGCGCCGAGCTCACGCGGTACGTCGCCGAGCGCACGACCGCGAAGGTCGAGGAGCTGGCCGAGCGCTTCCAGGTGAGCGCCATGACCGTGCATCGTGACCTCGACGTGCTGGCGCGTGCCGGCCTCGTCGAGCGGATCCGGGGCGGGGCCCGCGCGATCCCTCGCCACCTGTCCGAGCGCGACGTTCGCCTGCGGACCGGCACCAGGTCCGCCCAGAAGGAGGCGCTCGCGCTCGCGGCGTCGGCCCTGGCGCGCGACGGCGACATCGTCGCCTTCGACGACTCCACGACGGTCGCCGCGATGTGCCCCCACATCGCCGTCCGCCGGCCCTCCGCGGTGATCACGCACTCGCTCGGCGTCATGCACCGGCTCAGCCGCGACCACCCGGACATCACGCTCGTCGGCCTCGGCGGGCAGTACTACCCCGAGACGGACTCGTTCCTGGGCGCCGTCGTCGTCGACCAGATCACGCGCGTCTTCGCCGACGTCGCCTTCCTCTCCACGACGTCGCTGCGCAACAACGCGCTCTACCACCCGGACGCGGAGGCCGCGCTGACGAAGCGGGCCCTCGTCATGATGGCCGAGCGCAAGGTCCTGCTGGTCGACTCCTCGAAGTTCGAGGTGAAGAACGGCCTCTATCTCGTCGTCGACCTTGCGGCGTTCGACGACGTCGTCGTCGAGGCGACCCTCCCGGCCGAGCACCGAGCCCAGCTCGAGCGCCTCGACCTCACCGTCCACTACGTCCCCGCGACGTAG
- a CDS encoding methyl-accepting chemotaxis protein: MNAQPPPASSTLPPRRRGPARWIGDRSIRTKILALICLLAVVAISTGVLSVLSMGRIVATTDRLVTIEREVSYTRGELNAGQLNARNLVAQLAAVQSEADEAPWLVKQTANDAAMQELAATFTASEGVTLPSWAAFETDYAAWRAFRDAELVPAAIADVPGAYDVLLEDESLPLVATYVADLVALDTEITAVASGLASDADADAASAIRVLIGSLSLALVAVLGLAVVVANAIRRGLSRVETSLSAMACGDLTVAAHVVGRDEIGQIAAALATTQASLRVTLAGVGETAQTVAAAAEELSAANAQVASGSEETSAQAGVVAAASEQVSRNVQTVAAGAEQMGASIREIAQNANQAAKVAGTAIGVVASTNETVARLGVSSQEIGAVVKQITSIAEQTNLLALNATIEAARAGEAGKGFAVVAGEVKELARETARATEEITRRVESIQVDTTGAVAAMREISAIIAAINDYQLTIASAVEEQTATTNEMSRSVTEAATGSGEIAGNIAGVASGAAASTEVLVQMGASMDDLAQMSTELRERLATFTY; encoded by the coding sequence ATGAACGCTCAGCCGCCGCCCGCCAGCAGCACCCTCCCCCCGCGCAGGCGGGGCCCCGCGCGCTGGATCGGCGACCGATCCATTCGCACGAAGATCCTCGCGCTGATCTGCCTGCTCGCGGTCGTCGCGATCTCAACAGGCGTGCTCTCGGTGCTCTCGATGGGACGGATCGTCGCGACGACCGACCGGCTCGTGACCATTGAGCGCGAGGTCAGTTACACCCGCGGTGAACTCAACGCCGGTCAGCTCAATGCGCGGAACCTGGTCGCCCAGCTCGCGGCGGTTCAGTCCGAGGCAGACGAAGCGCCCTGGCTCGTGAAGCAGACCGCGAACGACGCGGCGATGCAAGAGCTGGCCGCCACGTTCACCGCCTCGGAGGGTGTGACGCTGCCGAGCTGGGCGGCCTTCGAGACCGACTACGCCGCGTGGCGCGCCTTCCGCGACGCCGAGCTCGTCCCGGCGGCGATCGCTGACGTGCCCGGCGCCTACGACGTTCTGCTCGAGGACGAGAGCCTGCCCCTCGTCGCGACCTACGTCGCCGACCTGGTGGCGCTTGACACCGAGATCACCGCGGTCGCGAGCGGTCTGGCGTCGGATGCCGACGCAGATGCCGCCTCGGCGATCCGCGTGCTGATCGGCTCGCTGTCGCTCGCCCTCGTCGCGGTCCTCGGCCTCGCTGTCGTGGTCGCCAACGCGATCCGCCGGGGGCTCAGCCGGGTGGAGACCTCGCTCTCCGCGATGGCCTGCGGCGACCTGACGGTGGCCGCGCACGTCGTCGGCAGGGACGAGATCGGCCAGATCGCCGCCGCGCTGGCGACGACGCAGGCGTCGCTGCGCGTGACGCTGGCTGGGGTGGGCGAGACGGCCCAGACCGTCGCGGCCGCCGCCGAGGAGCTGTCGGCGGCGAACGCTCAGGTCGCCTCGGGCTCGGAGGAGACCAGTGCGCAGGCCGGCGTCGTGGCCGCCGCCTCCGAGCAGGTATCGCGCAACGTCCAGACCGTCGCCGCGGGCGCCGAGCAGATGGGCGCCTCGATCCGCGAGATCGCCCAGAACGCGAACCAGGCCGCCAAGGTCGCGGGCACCGCTATCGGGGTCGTCGCGTCAACCAACGAGACGGTGGCACGGCTCGGCGTCAGCAGCCAGGAGATCGGAGCCGTCGTCAAGCAGATCACCTCGATCGCCGAGCAGACGAACCTGCTCGCGCTGAACGCGACGATCGAGGCGGCTCGCGCGGGCGAGGCGGGCAAGGGCTTCGCCGTCGTCGCCGGCGAGGTCAAGGAGCTCGCGCGCGAGACCGCGCGAGCCACCGAGGAGATCACCCGACGGGTCGAGTCGATCCAAGTCGACACGACGGGCGCCGTCGCCGCGATGCGCGAGATCAGCGCGATCATCGCCGCGATCAACGACTACCAGCTGACGATCGCCTCGGCGGTCGAGGAGCAGACGGCCACGACCAACGAGATGTCCCGGTCCGTGACGGAGGCCGCCACCGGCTCGGGCGAGATCGCGGGCAACATCGCGGGCGTCGCCTCCGGCGCCGCCGCGTCGACCGAGGTGCTCGTCCAGATGGGCGCGTCGATGGACGACCTCGCCCAGATGTCGACCGAGCTGCGCGAACGGCTGGCGACCTTCACGTACTGA